TTCAATACCATGGGGAAGGCCGGTGGCTGCGCGGCGAGCCAGTGCGAGGCGATCGGCCGGCTCATCTCGCTCGCCTGGCGCAGCGGCGTTGACGTCGAGCGCGTCGTCAAACAACTGCGCGGTATCCATTGCCAGAAGCCGTTCGGCTTCGGCGACAACCGGGTCAATTCCTGCGCCGACGCCATCGGGCGGGCGATCCAGATCTTCTTGAAGCAGAACGGCGGCCGCGTCACCGAGGTGCGCAACATGCGCAACGGCGAAGCGTGCCCGGCCTGCGGCGGCACCGTCGAGCACGAGGGCGGCTGCTCCGTCTGTCACGACTGCGGTTACTCGGACTGCGCCTGATCCGTGAACTAAGGACCCTATGACACGCGATCAACACAACACGTCCCTGGAGAACACACGCTTCGACGCCGCGGCGCGCCCGCGCTGCGGATAACCTACCCTCGTCCGGGTGGGCCTGAGGCCTCCCCCCGAAGGAGCTGAGAGACGGCTCTCCCGGACTGCCTCCCCGATTGTTGTGCACCGGGGGGCGGTGGCTGCACACACCGCCCCCCACATTTTTTGTCCAGGCGGTGGCGGCGACTCACTCGAAGAAGCGGTGGAAGGCTTGCGGCAGATCGTGCCAGTCCACGCGCTCGGCGGCAGCGGAGAGCTCGACGGAGTTGAAGGTGTTCCAGAAGAGCACGGGACCGTCGAGGGTGCCAGCTCGCACATGGTCGATGAGCGCACCGAGGGCTTTGCCGGTGTAGGTCAGGTCGAGCGTGAGGCCCTCGGTCTCGCGCACGACGCCAATGGCGGCGCGGGCCGAGTCGGTCGGGTGGCCGTAGCCGGGGCCGAAGTGGCCTGTGTCGAGCACGAAGTCGTCCAGCGAAAGCTCGACGGGTGGGAGGCTCGCGTCGAGACTGCGCAAGTGTGACAGCGTGGCCGCTGCGAGACCGAGGGCCGCTTGCGCATTGGCGAAGACGGGCGCTGTCACTTGCAAGCCGACGACGCGCGTCGCCAATCCGCCGAGCTTCAACCCGACGCAGAGCCCCGCAAGCGTTCCGCACGTGCCGGTCGCCACGTAGACGGCGCGCGGCATTGGGCAGTTGCCTTGCTCGACCTGTCGAGCCAACTCGAGGCCGGCGTCGACGAAACCGAGCGCGCCGACGGCATTCGAGCCGCCCATTGGAATGGAGTACGCGTTCCCACGCGCCGCGTTCCCACGGGCCGCGTTCCCACGCGCCGCGTCCGCCCGCGCGGCGTGCTCGTCCTCGAAGCGGCGGATCGCCTCGATACCGCTCCCGGCATAGATCATCTCGGCACCGTGCGCGTGGTAGAGGCGCAGGCTTCGTCGGACGTGGTCGGTTACCGGCTGCTCGAACAGCCCGAGCACGACGCGCAGCCCGAGCCGCCGGCCGTGGATGGCCGTGGCTAGCCCGTGGTTGGTGCCCAGGCCGCCGAGCGTGACGACCGTCGAGAAGCCCCCTGCGCGCGCGGCGGCGAGCAGGAACTCGAGCTTGCGCGGCTTGTTGCCGCCGTAGACGGGCGAGGTGAGATCGTCTCGCTTGATCCACACCTCGACGCCGAGGCGCTCACTCAGCCCCGCGAGCCGTGCAACCGGGGTGGGCGCGTCTACGAGCGGCAGCCACGGCAACTGCTCGCGTAGCCGGAGAGACATCTCGAACAGCAACGGCGCGTTTCGCATCCGCGATCCTCGTGTGTGCTCGTATGATGGTCGTCAGGCTAGAGCCAAGTGATGGCGCTCCAGCATCCAGGCGCAGTCTACCACAGCGCGCATCGTTCGTGCGGCCAGGCACGACCGGCTCGTCTGGCGGGAACGAACACTCGACGGACTCTGTTTGCATCTTGAAGAGCCAACAACAGGGCGACAAGTCGGGCGGCGGCGAGATGAGTACATCAGGATGAAGGCAGCGCCGCCATGAAGTCCACACCAGGCGGGATAATGCGGACAGCGAGAGACATGAGGATATGCCTTCTGGTCCTGTCCGGCGTCGCCCTGCTTTCCGGCGTTCGGGCAGCTCGAGAGCCTGCGGCCGGCCACGCTGAGGTCAAGCTCGTGGCGGAGGCAAGTTCCGTCCGGCCCGGCCATCCCATCGAGGTGGCCGTCTTGTTTGACGTCGAACGTGGATGGCACGTGTATTGGCGCAACCCGGGCGACGCGGGGCTCGGTCCGAGCATCACCTGGGCCTTGCCGCCGGGCTGGAGTGCAGGCGAGATCCAGTGGCCGTATCCCGAGCGGATCTCGACGCCCGGGGTCACGACCTACGGTTACCGCGACGACTTCATGCTGCTCGTCGAGCTGACACCGCCCGACGCGCTGGAGATCGGCGCCACGATCACACTACGCGCCGACGTTGACTGGCTCGCCTGCGACGAGGCGTGCGTGGCCGGCAACGCCAAGGTCGGGCTGGCTCTTCCCGTGGCCGCCGAGGTCCCGGCGTGCGACGAGCACTGGGCCGAACGGTTTGCTGAGGCCCGAGCCCGGCTCCCGATCGAGCCGCCGGGCTGGCGCGTTCGCGCGAGGGCCGACAGCGATCACGTCGTTCTCGAACTGACCCCGCCTGACGGTTTCGATACGGCGCTCGACGGGGTGCAGTTCTTCCCGTACGACGGCCATCTCATCGATCACGGCGCGAAGCAGGTGCTCTCGGCGACCGATGACGGGTTCCGCCTCAGCATCCGCCGCGCCCGATCCGGCCGCGACATACCGGCCCGCGTCGTGGGGATCCTCGTGTCGCCGAACGGATGGGGCGACGACTCGAGCGCCGCCGCGATCGAGGTCGACGTACCCTTCGAGGAGGTGCCCTTGTCGAGGAAAGAATCTGAACGCGCGCTCTGAAGAGGA
The sequence above is a segment of the Verrucomicrobiota bacterium genome. Coding sequences within it:
- a CDS encoding pyridoxal-phosphate dependent enzyme — translated: MRNAPLLFEMSLRLREQLPWLPLVDAPTPVARLAGLSERLGVEVWIKRDDLTSPVYGGNKPRKLEFLLAAARAGGFSTVVTLGGLGTNHGLATAIHGRRLGLRVVLGLFEQPVTDHVRRSLRLYHAHGAEMIYAGSGIEAIRRFEDEHAARADAARGNAARGNAARGNAYSIPMGGSNAVGALGFVDAGLELARQVEQGNCPMPRAVYVATGTCGTLAGLCVGLKLGGLATRVVGLQVTAPVFANAQAALGLAAATLSHLRSLDASLPPVELSLDDFVLDTGHFGPGYGHPTDSARAAIGVVRETEGLTLDLTYTGKALGALIDHVRAGTLDGPVLFWNTFNSVELSAAAERVDWHDLPQAFHRFFE